The genomic stretch ATTCCAAACATGCATGCACTCAGTTTCATTGTAGGAGTCGTGGGTGAGAATCACAATCTTCGTAAAATTGCCAAAAAACCCTCTCCATGTTTGTACATCTACACATGCTTATTATATAAGCTTTGCTTTTTCTTTCAGGCAATGTGACGTCTATTCTAGTCTTTGCTTCTCCCCTGTACGTGACAAAGTTCTCTCTCGAGCggtttattgtaatttttaaataaaattgtataCATGTATTTTCTCTGTCTGTGCATGGTCGCACCATGCCATGACCTACAATCTATTAGTTTCATGCATGCATAGAATCATTGTAATACATGATGCATGGGGCATGCCATTAACATAATAGAGCATGAAATGATGTGCATTAGATGATTCATGATCATGGATTGTGGACCATTCAATAGGTCATGCTTTATGTGTAATAttgctatatttttttttttggagtgatGTTAGATCGACGTTCTGGCGAGTGGTGAGGAATGGATCAACGGAAGATTTTGAAGGCCTTCCTTACGTTTGCGCTCTCCTAAACTCGTCGATGTGGACATACTATGGTGTAACGAAGGCAGACGGCTTATTGATTGCAACCGTAAACAGTGTCGGCATTATTCTAGAATTCATCTATGTTGGCTTGTTTATCATATATGCACCTCCCCCAATAAGGGTACATATATATTCATCatgatcattattattattatgattgtgATTGTTGTTAAGATCAGATTCTTCTCCCATGTCTTTCAGATCAGGATAGCGGTGTTAGTGGTGATTTTGGATGTGGGGTTTCTCAGCGGAGTGATCTTGACCACACGTTTGGCAATGCACGGGAGTCTACGTGTGACTGTGATTGGATGCATGTGTGCAGGCTTGAGTCTATTTTTCTATAGTTCACCTCTTGTGGCTATGGTGAGTATCTATGCTTATTTCCTCGTTTGAAGAGTAAGTATGCGGTTCAAATGCATTAGGAAATGAATGGTGTCAAGGCCATTGGTCTGATGGGATCCACTGTCGATGTGGATGAGCCAAAGATATCATAGATTGAATTTTTGCTGTACAGAGAACAGTCATAAGTAGCAAGAGCGTGGAATACATGCcgttcttcctctccttctttctcttcgtCAATGGAGCAGTTTGGACGTTCTATTCCTATCTTGAAAAAGACTTCTTCATTGGATTAAGTTCCTTACATTCTCTTAATCCTTTCGGTTTTCCAAATAAACGGGTCTTTGATCAGTTTCACTCAAATTTCATACATCAGAATTTCCAGCTTTTTTTAAAACGGGAAAAGTATCAGCCATATGATCTAAGACCCAGATTCcatatctctcttttttttttttttttgtggtctcTTAAAAGTTACATCCATCTTGGGGTTTAAGACCCAGATTCCATATCACATACGTTCAAAAATATGATAATTATCAAGCATTTCTGACAACGTAGGGTCCACACTtgatgggtgtgtgtgtgtctatatatatatatatatatatatatatatatatatatatatatatatatatatatatatatatatatatgggaaaggttctatacggtcgagctcatgggaactccccatgaggtcgagctgtgtgggccccactatgatgtatgttgaacatctaccccatcagtcagatgcaccattccatagtgggcctagggattaaaaatcaagtcaatccgtgacttgtgtaggccacaccacatacaaaa from Magnolia sinica isolate HGM2019 chromosome 17, MsV1, whole genome shotgun sequence encodes the following:
- the LOC131231837 gene encoding bidirectional sugar transporter SWEET17-like, with amino-acid sequence MHALSFIVGVVGNVTSILVFASPLSTFWRVVRNGSTEDFEGLPYVCALLNSSMWTYYGVTKADGLLIATVNSVGIILEFIYVGLFIIYAPPPIRIRIAVLVVILDVGFLSGVILTTRLAMHGSLRVTVIGCMCAGLSLFFYSSPLVAMRTVISSKSVEYMPFFLSFFLFVNGAVWTFYSYLEKDFFIGLNNGVYFWQVPNGIGFILGTAQLILYTIYMNTKIAKGRTKDIMAESKEPLIKSAEGHKIHMGKAYDVGSHCNGKPTSTSISY